One window of uncultured Methanoregula sp. genomic DNA carries:
- a CDS encoding TIGR00180 family glycosyltransferase, translating to MTNVQISKVLLTVIIPTKNRSAFLRRLLIYYAATGFDYKIIIADSSEKSHLDHNIETINTVNSKLDISHELYEDTIVFKEKIFQSLSRINTPYVVIGADDDFFVPNTIELAINFLENNSDYSLISGEPLIFYLDSSKSHGRIQFLGGYPQNSIEDDDPCSRLIKHLSNVTSTWYSIYRTQHLMEYWKIMRLSNFDTIFIELVPSCLSMIQGKFKKLDNLYMVRQYNAPREYSLIDSKIEWASDPSFESQFILFREKLCEYLLMKCNMDMNTAKKEVNKAFLLFILPTLYGEYKQEMKKLRTIKKDRIATIFSPITIQDIITILQTLKVHSGLDWLINKYRIYKLCRRSSRFYHDLKPIIESIENERSV from the coding sequence ATGACCAATGTTCAAATATCCAAAGTGCTCTTAACTGTAATTATTCCTACAAAAAATAGATCTGCTTTCCTCAGACGATTATTGATTTATTATGCTGCCACCGGATTTGATTATAAAATTATTATTGCAGATTCGAGTGAAAAATCCCATTTGGATCATAATATCGAGACAATAAATACTGTGAATTCGAAGTTAGACATTTCGCACGAACTCTATGAAGATACGATTGTCTTTAAAGAAAAAATATTCCAATCATTATCTCGTATCAATACGCCATACGTTGTCATAGGAGCAGACGATGATTTTTTTGTACCGAATACGATTGAACTAGCCATTAATTTTTTGGAAAATAATTCAGACTATTCATTGATTAGCGGCGAACCCCTGATATTTTATTTAGATTCCTCTAAAAGTCACGGCAGAATACAATTTCTCGGTGGGTACCCTCAAAATTCTATAGAAGATGACGACCCATGCTCTCGATTAATAAAACATCTTTCGAATGTTACTTCAACCTGGTATTCGATCTATAGAACGCAACACCTCATGGAATATTGGAAGATTATGAGATTATCCAATTTTGATACCATTTTTATAGAATTGGTTCCTTCCTGTCTATCAATGATTCAAGGAAAATTCAAAAAATTAGATAATTTATACATGGTTCGCCAGTATAATGCACCCAGAGAATATTCACTTATTGATTCAAAAATCGAATGGGCTTCAGATCCGTCATTCGAATCTCAATTTATTTTATTTCGGGAAAAACTATGTGAATATTTACTCATGAAATGCAATATGGATATGAATACCGCCAAAAAAGAGGTCAATAAAGCATTTTTATTGTTTATTTTACCCACCCTATATGGTGAATATAAACAGGAAATGAAAAAACTCCGAACCATAAAAAAAGATCGTATTGCAACGATCTTTTCGCCCATCACAATTCAGGATATAATAACTATTCTACAAACCTTAAAAGTTCATTCTGGACTGGATTGGCTGATAAATAAATATCGTATATACAAATTATGTCGAAGATCGTCACGATTCTATCATGACCTGAAACCAATAATTGAAAGTATTGAAAATGAGAGATCGGTTTAA
- a CDS encoding CatB-related O-acetyltransferase yields the protein MGEQIMFVKTLKNVCNRFINILHEAEDEGRGVFTKNYFKSDHIQIGEYSYGRPQVLNHSNRYRLSIGKFCSIASNVMIMIDGNHRTDFITTYPLDYFVEGVERNPNTYSLKGDVNIGNDVWIGYGVTILPGVNIGDGAVIAAGSVVTKNVGDFEIVGGIPASHIRYRFTGEQIKSLKEIQWWNWSIDKVKENALILQSPDIKKFIETFSDKRNEMV from the coding sequence ATGGGAGAGCAGATTATGTTTGTGAAAACATTAAAAAATGTTTGTAATCGATTCATTAATATCCTTCATGAAGCCGAGGATGAAGGAAGAGGAGTATTTACTAAAAATTATTTTAAAAGTGACCATATTCAGATTGGTGAATATTCCTACGGTCGTCCCCAGGTTCTCAACCATTCCAATCGATACAGGCTCTCCATAGGAAAATTTTGCTCAATAGCATCAAATGTAATGATTATGATCGATGGAAATCATCGGACCGATTTCATTACTACCTATCCTCTGGATTATTTTGTTGAGGGAGTTGAGCGCAACCCCAATACTTATTCCTTGAAGGGAGATGTAAATATCGGGAATGACGTCTGGATTGGTTATGGCGTAACAATCCTTCCCGGAGTGAACATCGGTGATGGAGCGGTGATCGCGGCCGGTTCAGTTGTTACAAAAAATGTTGGAGACTTCGAGATTGTCGGGGGAATTCCGGCATCTCATATCAGGTATCGCTTCACAGGAGAACAAATCAAATCCTTGAAGGAAATTCAATGGTGGAACTGGTCGATCGATAAAGTGAAGGAGAACGCACTTATTTTACAATCGCCCGATATCAAAAAATTCATCGAAACGTTTTCTGACAAGAGGAATGAAATGGTCTGA
- a CDS encoding formyltransferase family protein yields MKNNSAIFMGSKPGSVIALSILLERSWDVKCVVTTPKYDYSWINGIDLEQYAISRGIEVFHDQKELKQESTVDFVISYMYRNLVIEPVRKLARRGAINFHAGPLPRFGGWAFYNIAILENVKKYGCTCHYMDSGFDTGPLFKVREFKINPSLETAVSLERKTQEEMIKLFHDFCIISETNDRLPINDQEKCEFRYMDKEEFEKTKQIPDYADEETIDRYARAFWYPPYECAFIKKGEIKIEVVPKCVKNTLATLIHRNDLDSLKQISKKLGYRKCNLDKK; encoded by the coding sequence ATGAAAAACAATTCCGCTATTTTTATGGGTTCAAAACCAGGTTCGGTTATTGCACTATCAATTTTACTTGAAAGATCATGGGACGTAAAATGTGTCGTTACGACTCCAAAATACGATTACTCTTGGATTAATGGCATCGATCTTGAACAATATGCGATTTCACGAGGGATTGAAGTATTCCATGATCAAAAAGAACTTAAACAAGAATCTACGGTAGATTTTGTAATTAGTTATATGTACAGAAATTTGGTTATTGAACCTGTAAGAAAATTAGCACGAAGGGGGGCGATTAATTTTCATGCAGGACCGCTTCCAAGATTTGGAGGATGGGCATTTTATAATATTGCGATTTTGGAAAATGTAAAAAAATACGGTTGTACATGTCACTATATGGATTCTGGATTTGATACAGGTCCTCTTTTCAAAGTTAGAGAATTCAAAATAAATCCTTCTTTGGAAACTGCAGTCAGTTTAGAACGAAAAACCCAAGAAGAGATGATAAAATTATTCCATGATTTTTGTATTATCTCTGAAACTAATGACAGACTTCCTATCAATGATCAAGAAAAATGTGAATTCCGATATATGGACAAAGAAGAGTTCGAAAAAACGAAGCAGATTCCAGATTATGCGGATGAAGAAACGATAGATCGTTATGCTCGAGCATTTTGGTATCCTCCATATGAGTGTGCATTCATAAAAAAAGGTGAAATAAAAATTGAAGTTGTTCCAAAGTGCGTAAAAAACACTCTTGCCACTCTGATCCATCGAAATGATCTTGATTCGCTTAAACAAATTTCAAAGAAATTGGGCTATAGAAAATGCAATTTAGATAAAAAATAA
- a CDS encoding DegT/DnrJ/EryC1/StrS family aminotransferase — protein MEQIPVFKPTLGKEELNACKEVLDIGWLGMGKNVGEFENKIKQYLHANDRYVAAVSTGHAALHLGLIIAGVKKGDEVITPAFNNIADFQAILAIGAKPVFCDIDNETLCIDFDKAEKMVSKKTKACIIMDYDCCLCDHDRAAVFAEKFNIRIIHDAAHSFGSRYKGKMIGSFSDICMFSFDPVKTLTCLDGGALIVKTEEELRNIQEMRLVGMTQPTNIMYNNERAWTYDVKQVGFRYHMGNLHAAIGLAQLNKIDRISETRQAACKYYNKMLRGIPEVRIPKTNFKDITPFLYYIRVPSDRRDALREYLFKNGVDNGIHWQPGHWFTLLKKCKKDDLTITDKVGKEILSLPLHSFMTTKTIDHISRIVQNFFRM, from the coding sequence ATGGAACAAATTCCTGTATTTAAACCAACCCTCGGTAAAGAAGAATTGAATGCGTGTAAAGAAGTATTGGATATTGGTTGGTTGGGGATGGGAAAGAATGTCGGTGAATTTGAAAATAAAATTAAGCAATATTTACATGCTAATGATAGGTATGTCGCTGCTGTAAGCACAGGTCATGCAGCACTTCATTTAGGGCTTATTATTGCAGGTGTAAAGAAAGGGGATGAAGTAATTACTCCTGCATTCAATAACATCGCGGATTTTCAAGCAATTTTAGCAATTGGAGCAAAACCGGTTTTTTGTGATATCGATAACGAGACATTATGTATAGATTTTGATAAAGCCGAAAAAATGGTCTCTAAAAAAACCAAAGCATGCATTATTATGGATTATGATTGTTGTTTGTGCGATCATGACCGCGCTGCCGTATTTGCAGAAAAATTTAATATCAGGATCATTCACGACGCCGCTCATTCATTTGGTTCTAGATATAAGGGAAAAATGATCGGTAGTTTTTCTGATATTTGCATGTTCAGTTTTGATCCCGTTAAAACACTTACCTGTTTGGATGGTGGAGCCTTGATTGTCAAAACCGAAGAAGAATTAAGGAATATCCAGGAAATGAGATTAGTCGGAATGACCCAACCCACAAATATTATGTATAACAACGAGAGGGCGTGGACTTATGATGTAAAACAAGTGGGATTCCGATATCATATGGGTAATCTCCATGCTGCGATCGGTCTTGCGCAATTAAATAAAATTGACCGGATTTCCGAAACCCGACAGGCTGCTTGCAAATATTATAATAAAATGCTAAGGGGCATTCCAGAGGTTCGTATACCTAAAACAAACTTCAAGGATATTACCCCGTTTTTGTATTATATAAGGGTCCCCAGTGATAGAAGAGACGCATTGAGAGAATATTTGTTTAAAAACGGGGTTGACAATGGAATCCATTGGCAACCGGGTCATTGGTTTACTTTATTAAAAAAGTGTAAAAAAGATGATCTTACAATCACGGATAAAGTCGGGAAAGAAATTCTATCATTGCCGCTTCATTCATTTATGACGACAAAAACTATTGATCACATTTCAAGAATAGTACAAAATTTTTTTAGGATGTAA
- the rfbC gene encoding dTDP-4-dehydrorhamnose 3,5-epimerase, with product MIFTETKIKDMYIIEPDLLTDERGFFARSFCKDEFQKHGLETSIVQCNVSYNKKKGTFRGMHYQVAPFEEVKIVSCTKGAIYDVVLDLREKSKTYCQWVATEINDKNYKMIYIPKGCAHGFQTLKDETVVYYQMNQFFHPEYSQAVRGDDPVFGIVWPKSRIILSEKDNLLPNFKKIIQ from the coding sequence ATGATCTTTACCGAGACAAAGATCAAAGATATGTATATCATCGAGCCAGACCTTCTGACCGATGAACGCGGATTTTTTGCACGGTCATTCTGCAAAGATGAATTTCAGAAACATGGACTGGAAACCTCCATTGTTCAGTGTAATGTTTCCTATAATAAGAAAAAAGGAACTTTTCGTGGGATGCATTATCAGGTCGCACCGTTTGAAGAGGTAAAGATTGTCAGTTGTACGAAAGGAGCCATCTATGATGTCGTTCTTGATCTCCGAGAAAAGTCGAAAACTTATTGTCAATGGGTTGCAACTGAAATAAATGATAAAAATTACAAAATGATATACATACCAAAAGGATGTGCACATGGTTTCCAGACCTTGAAGGATGAAACGGTGGTGTATTATCAAATGAATCAATTTTTTCATCCTGAATATTCTCAAGCTGTAAGGGGAGATGATCCTGTTTTTGGGATTGTATGGCCGAAAAGTAGAATAATTCTTTCGGAAAAAGATAATCTCTTACCAAATTTTAAAAAAATAATTCAGTGA
- a CDS encoding class I SAM-dependent methyltransferase → MKICRSCGSPLPKPFLDLGNSPLSNGYLSEKNTHVMEPYYPLEIYYCPHCSLVQLDVFEAPEQIFSSDYAYFSSYSSSWLTHCKAYVDMMVKRFGYNQDSFVMEIASNDGYLLQYFKEYNISVKGVEPAKNTAEIAIAKNIPTDITFFNTTYAKDMISRNCQADLIIGNNVLAHNPNLNDFVEGLRIALKPQGVITMEFPHLLQLMANNQFDTIYQEHYSYLSLHAVRHLFNAHYLEIFDVDELPTHGGSLRIYAKHQTDQTRSLSPRVAGMLDTEKQAGLLDPTVYEKFSRNVEATKRTLLQCLLSAKNEGKIIVGYGAPAKGNTLLNYCGIRTDIIDYTVDTNPHKQNMFLPGTHIPIKHPDQIRHDKPDYILILPWNIKEEIMEQLSFVHEWGGKFIIPIPDVRVIEA, encoded by the coding sequence ATGAAAATCTGTCGATCCTGTGGGTCACCACTGCCGAAACCATTTCTGGATCTGGGAAATTCTCCTTTATCAAACGGATATCTCTCCGAAAAAAACACTCATGTGATGGAACCATATTATCCCCTCGAAATCTATTACTGTCCTCACTGTTCACTGGTTCAACTAGATGTGTTTGAGGCACCGGAGCAGATCTTTTCATCAGACTATGCATATTTTTCTTCGTATTCTTCGAGTTGGTTAACGCATTGTAAAGCATATGTCGATATGATGGTGAAGAGGTTCGGCTATAACCAAGATTCTTTTGTAATGGAGATTGCAAGCAACGATGGATATCTTCTCCAGTATTTCAAAGAGTATAATATTTCTGTCAAAGGTGTGGAACCTGCGAAAAATACGGCAGAGATTGCTATTGCAAAGAATATCCCGACCGACATCACATTTTTTAATACCACTTATGCAAAGGACATGATTTCTCGGAATTGTCAGGCGGATCTTATCATCGGCAATAATGTTCTCGCCCATAATCCTAATTTGAACGATTTTGTTGAAGGGTTACGTATTGCCCTGAAACCGCAGGGGGTTATCACGATGGAGTTCCCCCATCTTCTCCAGCTTATGGCAAACAACCAGTTCGATACTATTTACCAGGAGCATTATTCCTATCTTTCCCTGCATGCGGTACGGCATCTCTTCAATGCGCACTATCTCGAAATTTTTGATGTTGACGAACTTCCAACACATGGCGGATCCCTGCGGATTTATGCAAAACACCAGACCGATCAGACCCGTTCACTGTCACCCCGTGTCGCAGGAATGCTGGACACGGAAAAACAAGCGGGGTTACTCGATCCAACTGTTTATGAAAAATTCAGCAGGAATGTCGAGGCAACAAAGAGAACATTGCTCCAGTGCCTTCTCTCCGCAAAAAATGAAGGAAAAATCATTGTAGGCTATGGTGCACCAGCTAAGGGAAACACACTTCTGAATTACTGCGGAATCAGGACAGATATTATCGATTATACTGTTGATACCAATCCCCACAAACAGAACATGTTTCTGCCGGGTACGCATATTCCCATTAAACACCCGGATCAGATCCGGCATGATAAACCGGATTACATTCTTATCTTACCATGGAATATCAAGGAAGAGATTATGGAACAACTTTCATTCGTCCATGAATGGGGGGGGAAATTTATTATTCCTATTCCGGATGTAAGGGTGATCGAGGCATGA
- the rfbG gene encoding CDP-glucose 4,6-dehydratase, whose product MDLSDVYKCRNVLITGDTGFKGSWLALWLYKLGASVTGIGLEPKTSRDNYCVCRLGSVVPHHNCDIRQYDEIQEIFSATDPDMVFHLAAQPLVSESYTSPRETFEINTQGTANILDCIRHTPSVQAAVMVTSDKCYENREWVHGYRETDPLGGHDPYSASKGAAEIIISSYIRSFFSKDGTPVISSARAGNVIGGGDWSENRIIPDFMRSLEEKKPIDLRNPKAVRPWQHVLEPLYGYLQLGATMITNGHSFSGAWNFGPLYRNNLTVENLIQKFIDQGNQGEMKITDTGEMFHEAGFISLDISKAVHQLGWHPVLALDTMVQFTLDEYKIKDLSPKAIFNQRCAHIDEYMNLQKGM is encoded by the coding sequence ATGGATCTTTCAGACGTCTATAAGTGTAGAAATGTTCTTATTACCGGGGATACCGGATTTAAAGGGTCTTGGCTTGCACTCTGGCTTTACAAACTAGGTGCCTCGGTCACGGGAATCGGGTTGGAGCCAAAAACATCCCGTGATAATTATTGTGTCTGTCGGCTTGGATCTGTTGTGCCTCATCATAACTGCGATATTCGTCAATATGATGAAATTCAGGAAATTTTTTCAGCAACAGATCCTGATATGGTATTCCATCTCGCAGCTCAACCGTTAGTATCTGAATCATATACTTCTCCTCGTGAAACATTTGAAATCAATACGCAGGGTACTGCCAATATCCTGGATTGTATTCGTCATACCCCCTCCGTTCAGGCCGCGGTGATGGTGACGAGTGACAAATGTTATGAGAACCGGGAATGGGTCCACGGGTACCGGGAAACCGATCCTCTCGGTGGGCATGATCCATACAGCGCTTCAAAGGGAGCGGCAGAGATTATCATATCCTCATATATCCGGTCTTTTTTTTCAAAAGATGGAACCCCGGTAATTTCTTCTGCACGGGCGGGAAATGTGATCGGAGGAGGGGATTGGTCAGAAAACCGCATTATTCCGGATTTTATGCGATCTCTTGAGGAAAAAAAACCCATTGATCTCAGAAATCCTAAGGCAGTCCGACCTTGGCAACATGTCCTTGAACCTCTGTACGGGTATCTCCAGCTAGGCGCAACCATGATCACCAACGGGCATTCATTCAGTGGTGCTTGGAATTTCGGACCCCTGTACCGGAATAATCTTACGGTCGAAAATCTGATCCAGAAATTTATAGATCAAGGAAATCAGGGAGAGATGAAAATTACGGATACAGGTGAAATGTTCCATGAAGCCGGGTTTATCAGCCTTGACATATCCAAGGCAGTCCATCAACTTGGCTGGCATCCGGTTTTGGCTCTCGACACAATGGTCCAATTTACTCTTGATGAATACAAAATCAAAGATTTATCCCCCAAAGCGATCTTCAACCAGCGGTGTGCCCACATTGATGAATATATGAACCTTCAAAAAGGGATGTGA
- the rfbF gene encoding glucose-1-phosphate cytidylyltransferase, whose translation MVKTIQTIILCGGLGTRLREETEYRPKPMVPIGGKPILWHVMKIFAKFGYTDFILPLGYKGNMIKEYFYHYHLMSQDVNIKLGDHHSVSFLPCDSNETEDWSITLVDTGENTLKGGRLKRVEKYLSGDEVLVTYGDGVADIDINRLLLFHRSHGKMATVTGVSPASQFGELHINGNRVEHFREKPSDSDHYVSGGFYVFNRVFFNFLTTDSSCDLEAGPLEELAARGELMVYKHPGSWACMDTIRDMEYLNRLWDTKKAFWKIW comes from the coding sequence ATGGTAAAAACAATCCAAACGATCATTCTCTGTGGGGGGCTTGGAACCCGGTTACGGGAAGAGACAGAATATCGCCCGAAACCCATGGTTCCGATCGGAGGGAAACCAATCCTCTGGCATGTAATGAAAATTTTTGCCAAATTTGGGTATACCGATTTTATTTTGCCGCTCGGGTATAAGGGGAATATGATAAAGGAGTATTTTTATCATTACCATCTTATGAGCCAGGATGTCAATATCAAGCTTGGAGATCACCATTCGGTTTCTTTTTTACCGTGCGATTCAAATGAAACCGAAGATTGGTCTATTACCCTCGTTGATACTGGTGAAAATACCTTAAAAGGGGGACGGTTAAAACGTGTTGAAAAATACCTTTCCGGTGATGAAGTCTTGGTAACGTATGGGGATGGAGTGGCAGATATTGATATCAACAGACTCCTCTTATTCCATCGATCACATGGAAAGATGGCAACGGTAACCGGCGTATCCCCTGCATCCCAATTTGGAGAATTACATATCAATGGTAATCGCGTGGAACACTTCAGGGAAAAGCCATCGGATTCGGATCATTATGTGAGCGGGGGATTTTATGTTTTCAACCGCGTTTTTTTCAATTTTTTAACGACAGATAGTTCATGTGATCTGGAGGCAGGTCCCCTTGAGGAACTCGCTGCGAGAGGAGAACTGATGGTATACAAACATCCCGGAAGCTGGGCATGCATGGATACGATACGGGATATGGAATATTTGAACCGTTTATGGGATACCAAGAAAGCATTCTGGAAAATCTGGTGA
- a CDS encoding ABC transporter ATP-binding protein: MNDKKIAIRVRNLGKKYTISGPQENYLTLRDAIVNSVKAPFKRFNGALPDKEFWALKEVSFDIEHGEVIGIIGRNGAGKSTLLKILSRITVPTEGIVELHGRVGSLLEVGTGFHPEMTGRENIFLNGSILGMKRREIEAKLDEIVKFSEIEKFLDTPVKRYSSGMYVRLAFAVAAHMEPEILVVDEVLAVGDLAFQKKCLGKMQDIATEGRTVFFVSHNMGAIQKLCSRTILLSQGQIIADGETSSVVQTYLTSGLSQQGERIWINLSTAPGNEIVRMKAVRALNHQKIIASEFSVREPVYLEIEFSALKGEVVLNVGFYLYDMAGTLLFTAGDMQVEEWQGKIRPKGEYRTRCVIPGDLLNEGQIRVMAYIVTEPHTVHVIEKDALAIQIVDNQECGGARGNYPKNWPGGAFRPLLKWTTEYIPVVSTDMR, encoded by the coding sequence ATGAATGATAAAAAAATCGCCATCCGTGTTCGCAATCTCGGTAAAAAATACACCATCAGTGGGCCGCAGGAAAATTACCTCACACTCCGCGATGCGATTGTTAATTCGGTGAAGGCGCCCTTCAAGCGATTTAACGGAGCCCTTCCTGACAAAGAATTTTGGGCCCTGAAAGAAGTGTCGTTCGATATTGAGCACGGCGAGGTTATCGGGATTATCGGGCGAAATGGAGCTGGGAAGTCGACACTGCTGAAGATCCTATCTCGGATTACTGTACCAACAGAAGGTATTGTTGAGTTACATGGGCGGGTTGGATCATTGTTGGAAGTTGGTACCGGGTTTCATCCGGAAATGACCGGACGTGAAAATATTTTTCTTAATGGTTCAATTCTCGGTATGAAAAGACGAGAGATTGAAGCCAAGTTGGATGAGATTGTAAAATTTTCAGAGATTGAGAAATTTCTTGATACCCCCGTGAAACGATATTCAAGCGGTATGTATGTGCGGCTTGCGTTCGCCGTGGCGGCGCATATGGAACCGGAGATTCTTGTTGTGGATGAAGTGCTAGCTGTTGGGGATTTAGCATTCCAGAAAAAATGTTTAGGTAAAATGCAGGATATTGCAACTGAAGGACGAACTGTATTTTTTGTTTCGCATAATATGGGAGCGATTCAGAAATTGTGTAGTCGAACTATCCTTCTATCTCAAGGACAGATAATTGCGGATGGTGAAACATCATCTGTCGTTCAGACCTACTTGACTTCGGGTCTTTCCCAACAGGGGGAAAGAATATGGATAAATCTTAGTACTGCCCCTGGGAATGAAATCGTACGAATGAAAGCGGTTCGTGCATTGAATCATCAAAAAATTATTGCCTCCGAATTTTCTGTCCGTGAACCAGTATATCTTGAAATTGAATTTTCAGCATTGAAAGGAGAGGTTGTCTTGAATGTGGGATTTTATTTATATGATATGGCAGGCACACTTCTTTTCACAGCTGGAGATATGCAAGTCGAAGAATGGCAAGGAAAAATACGCCCAAAGGGAGAATATCGAACTCGCTGTGTAATCCCCGGGGATTTATTAAATGAGGGTCAAATCAGAGTAATGGCTTATATTGTCACCGAACCGCACACTGTACATGTTATTGAAAAGGATGCATTGGCAATCCAGATTGTCGATAATCAAGAATGTGGGGGTGCACGAGGCAATTACCCTAAGAATTGGCCGGGTGGAGCTTTTCGACCTTTATTAAAATGGACTACGGAATATATACCGGTTGTCTCAACAGATATGAGGTAG
- a CDS encoding ABC transporter permease, whose protein sequence is MTESGHVEDSTPPTLIIRPPRKWVPVDLHELWNYRELLTSFTMRDIKIRYKQTALGFLWAIIQPLFMMVIFTVIFGGFAKIPSEGVPYPLFSFAALLPWMLFSEGLTRSTMSMVANSSIMTKVYFPRMIMPISGILSPLVDFVVSISILVLMMAYYGFVPTWNVVFLPLFIILALATSLGVGLWLSALNVKYRDFQYTVPFLIQLWMYASPVVYPVSMLPKAIQPLYGLNPMAGVIEGFRWALLGTEMPGSIIFVSVAVVIVLLVSGMFYFRRMEQYYADIV, encoded by the coding sequence ATGACTGAAAGCGGACATGTCGAGGATTCCACACCCCCAACGCTAATCATACGCCCGCCCCGTAAATGGGTGCCGGTCGATCTCCATGAGCTCTGGAATTACCGGGAACTTCTCACCTCGTTCACGATGCGGGATATAAAGATCCGGTACAAACAGACCGCACTTGGTTTCCTGTGGGCGATCATCCAGCCGCTATTCATGATGGTGATCTTCACGGTTATCTTCGGGGGATTCGCAAAAATTCCCTCCGAAGGAGTGCCATACCCGCTGTTCTCCTTTGCCGCACTTCTTCCCTGGATGCTGTTTTCTGAAGGACTCACCCGCTCCACGATGAGTATGGTTGCAAACTCAAGTATCATGACGAAAGTGTACTTCCCCCGGATGATCATGCCGATTTCCGGGATCCTTTCACCACTCGTGGACTTTGTGGTTTCCATCTCGATCCTTGTCCTGATGATGGCATATTACGGGTTTGTGCCGACATGGAATGTTGTATTTCTGCCACTTTTTATTATTCTTGCACTTGCCACTTCGCTGGGTGTCGGGCTCTGGCTTTCAGCGCTGAATGTCAAGTACCGGGATTTCCAGTACACAGTCCCGTTCCTTATCCAGCTCTGGATGTATGCATCGCCGGTAGTCTACCCGGTAAGTATGCTCCCGAAGGCGATACAGCCATTATATGGTCTGAACCCGATGGCAGGTGTAATTGAAGGGTTCCGGTGGGCGTTACTCGGCACGGAGATGCCTGGTTCGATAATCTTTGTATCCGTTGCCGTGGTAATCGTGTTGCTTGTTTCCGGGATGTTTTATTTCCGGAGAATGGAACAGTATTATGCGGATATTGTTTAA